Proteins encoded by one window of Actinocorallia herbida:
- a CDS encoding methionine synthase, protein MSLPWSEASATGVGSYPGTDAAEVAKIALGELSLPHLPELPERGPGADMVGRSAGLLVELPVHLQPSGWRFADRPGLDLRRAHDFLKWDLDLLEEHAAEGPVKIQVCGPWTLAASIELRSGARALRDAGAVRDLTESLAEGVARHVAEVRRRLPRAEVLLQVDEPALPAVLTGRVPTASGFRTLRSIAGPVAAERLRTVLEASGAFPIVHCCAKDVPFGVLLEAGAKALSVEISAIPARDDDVIGEAIEAGIGFLFGVVPGVDARLPEPARSVEPVRDLWRRLGFPPGSIAGQVVVTPACGMAGASPRYVRQALAHCGKAAKSLADTPE, encoded by the coding sequence GTGAGTCTTCCCTGGTCCGAGGCGAGCGCCACCGGCGTCGGCTCCTATCCCGGCACCGACGCCGCCGAGGTCGCCAAGATCGCCCTCGGTGAGCTGTCACTGCCCCATCTGCCCGAACTGCCCGAACGCGGGCCTGGCGCCGACATGGTCGGCCGCTCGGCGGGGCTGCTGGTCGAGCTGCCGGTCCACCTCCAGCCTTCCGGCTGGCGGTTCGCCGACCGTCCCGGCCTCGACCTGCGCCGCGCCCACGACTTCCTCAAATGGGACCTCGACCTGCTGGAGGAGCACGCGGCCGAGGGACCCGTCAAGATCCAGGTGTGCGGACCGTGGACCCTGGCCGCCTCCATCGAACTGCGGTCCGGCGCGCGGGCGCTGCGCGACGCCGGAGCCGTCCGCGACCTCACGGAGTCCCTCGCCGAAGGAGTGGCACGGCACGTCGCCGAGGTGCGCCGCCGCCTTCCGCGCGCCGAGGTCCTGCTCCAGGTGGACGAGCCCGCGCTGCCCGCCGTGCTCACCGGGCGGGTCCCGACCGCGAGCGGCTTCCGCACCCTGCGCTCGATCGCCGGGCCCGTCGCCGCGGAGCGCCTGCGCACCGTCCTCGAGGCGTCCGGGGCCTTCCCGATCGTGCACTGCTGTGCCAAGGACGTCCCGTTCGGGGTGCTGCTCGAAGCGGGCGCCAAGGCCCTGTCCGTCGAGATCTCGGCGATCCCCGCGCGCGACGACGACGTGATCGGCGAGGCGATCGAGGCGGGCATCGGGTTCCTGTTCGGGGTCGTGCCCGGGGTGGACGCGAGGCTGCCGGAACCGGCGAGGTCCGTCGAGCCCGTCCGCGACCTGTGGCGGCGCCTCGGCTTCCCGCCGGGGTCGATCGCGGGCCAGGTCGTGGTGACGCCCGCGTGCGGCATGGCCGGAGCTTCGCCCAGGTATGTCCGGCAGGCGCTCGCGCACTGCGGCAAAGCCGCCAAGTCACTGGCCGACACCCCTGAGTGA